In Candidatus Electrothrix scaldis, the genomic window GCATAACCGTCTATTCAACTATGGAACCCTGCCTGATGTGTTATACGACCTTACTCCTTTCCGGGGTGCGTCGTTTTGTCTGGGCCTACGAGGATGTGATGGGCGGAGGAACCAACCTGTCTCTCCAAGATCTGCCCCCCCTGTACCGGGACATGCAGGTAGAGCTGGTTTCAAATGTTCTTCGCCAGGAAAGCCTGAGCCTGTTCGCTCAGTTTTTTCAAAACTACACATATTGGCAAGGCAGTCTGATCGCCGAGTATACCCTTACGCAATACCAACAACTCATAGAGGGAACAGATCATAACCCGCAGACCTGACGCTGAGCCCTTTGCAGTCTACCCAACAGCGAGATACTGATGACCCAAGACATTGATGCGGTTTCCCAAGCGGAACCAAGTGAAAGGAGTTGGAAACAAAGTATGCAGGCTTGGCTCCATCCTCGGGTGGTGACCATGCTTTTCTTTGGATTTTCTGCGGGCATCCCCATTCTGCTCATCTTTTCCAGCCTCTCCCTCTGGCTCAGGGAGGCCGGAGTCAATCGTTCTGCTGTGACCTTTTTCAGTTGGGCTGCTTTGGGCTATTCCTTTAAATTTGTCTGGGCCCCTCTGGTCGACACCCTTCCCCTTCCCTTTCTCACCAAAAAACTCGGCAGAAGAAGAGGCTGGCTACTCTTTGCCCAGCTCGCGGTCATTACCGCCATCTGCCTTATGGCCCTGACCGACCCTGCAAGTGGACAACAAAGTCTGATTTATATGGCTTTCGCTGCGGTGATGCTCGGTTTTTCTTCAGCCACTCAGGATATCGTCATTGATGCCTACCGCATAGAATGTGCAGAAAAAGACATGCAGGCCCTTCTGTCCTCATCCTATATTGCAGGATATCGGGTCGGGATGCTCGTTGCCGGGGCAGGAGCCCTATTCCTGGCCTTTTGGTTCGGAACAAGCAAAGAAGCCTACAGCTATGTAGCTTGGCAATACAGTTATCTCTGTATGGCCGGGATCATGCTCGTCGGCGTGGCGACGACCCTACTCATCCCGGAACCGGAAGCCAACTCCAAGAATTACGA contains:
- a CDS encoding nucleoside deaminase, translated to MQNTRENDKKFMRHALDQARLALKEGEFPVGCAIVQGDTILQSGRRRNSEGAESNEIDHAEMVTLRALLAEQSGLDYQGITVYSTMEPCLMCYTTLLLSGVRRFVWAYEDVMGGGTNLSLQDLPPLYRDMQVELVSNVLRQESLSLFAQFFQNYTYWQGSLIAEYTLTQYQQLIEGTDHNPQT